The following coding sequences lie in one Lentilactobacillus sp. SPB1-3 genomic window:
- a CDS encoding class I SAM-dependent methyltransferase has product MFILFGALYLYTSLIGKYKSIKRLVTSLNLNSESKILDLGTGHGAFLIEIARKLKEPGKVFALDIWNRGDQSGNSIGETQQNIQSLGLASVSELVTGDMTKLSFEDNYFDYVVASLSIHNVKPKSSREKAIDEAYRVLKPGGKIVVLDIEHVKEYQNRLKHLGVSDIHIAHAGINGMYGALSTKILIATK; this is encoded by the coding sequence GTGTTTATCTTGTTTGGAGCTCTGTATTTATATACTTCACTTATTGGAAAATATAAGAGCATTAAAAGATTAGTGACAAGCTTAAACTTAAATAGCGAGTCAAAAATACTAGATTTGGGCACAGGTCATGGAGCTTTTTTGATTGAAATCGCACGAAAATTAAAGGAACCTGGTAAAGTTTTTGCCCTTGATATTTGGAATCGTGGCGACCAGTCAGGAAATTCTATTGGAGAAACGCAACAAAATATTCAGAGTCTAGGGCTTGCTTCAGTTAGTGAATTGGTGACAGGAGACATGACTAAGTTATCTTTTGAAGATAATTATTTTGATTACGTTGTAGCTAGCCTTTCGATTCACAATGTGAAGCCCAAAAGTAGTCGAGAAAAGGCAATCGATGAGGCATACAGAGTGTTAAAGCCAGGTGGTAAAATCGTTGTTTTAGATATTGAGCACGTGAAGGAATATCAAAATAGATTAAAACATCTTGGTGTTAGTGATATCCACATTGCCCATGCTGGTATTAATGGTATGTATGGGGCACTAAGTACCAAAATATTGATTGCTACGAAATAA